In one window of Acidobacteriota bacterium DNA:
- a CDS encoding ribonuclease HI family protein: MQDKQLNFLIDGASRGNPGPAGFGIVVYDAEWQKADEIKGQLGVNTNNYAEYMALIKALEHALEKGAMKVRVYSDSELIVWQMKGKYKIKSKNIIPLARKAFTLVRQLKQFDIKKIPRAKNKKADLLANEAIDSSIEEKRR; encoded by the coding sequence GGAAATCCTGGCCCCGCCGGGTTCGGCATCGTCGTTTACGATGCGGAGTGGCAGAAGGCGGATGAGATCAAGGGGCAGCTTGGGGTCAACACAAACAACTATGCCGAGTATATGGCTTTGATCAAAGCGCTCGAGCACGCCCTGGAGAAAGGAGCCATGAAGGTCAGGGTCTACTCTGATTCCGAGCTGATCGTCTGGCAGATGAAGGGGAAATATAAGATCAAGAGCAAAAACATCATCCCCCTTGCCAGGAAGGCTTTTACTCTGGTCCGGCAGTTGAAGCAATTCGATATCAAAAAGATCCCGCGGGCGAAGAACAAGAAAGCAGATCTCCTGGCGAACGAAGCCATTGATTCAAGCATTGAAGAAAAAAGACGATGA